Proteins encoded in a region of the Rhodopirellula halodulae genome:
- the gmd gene encoding GDP-mannose 4,6-dehydratase, with amino-acid sequence MKKALITGVTGQDGSYLAELLLEKGYEVHGIKRRASSFNTQRVDHIYQSPQAQCTQNGSDARFKLHYGDLTDTSNLTRIMAEVQPDEVYNLGAQSHVAVSFESPEYTADVDGLGTLRLLEAIRFLGLEEKTRFYQASTSELFGLVQEIPQKETTPFYPRSPYAAAKMYAYWITVNYRESYGMYACNGILFNHESPRRGETFVTRKITRGMANIAQGLEPCLYLGNMDALRDWGHAKDYVRMQWMMLQQEVAEDFVIATGKQITVREFVRMSAEEAGMEVEFSGEGVDEIATVTKITDSERAPAISVGDVIVKVDPRYFRPAEVETLLGDPAKAKERLGWVPEITVEEMCAEMVESDLDIARRHALLKKHGHSVSVAVE; translated from the coding sequence ATGAAAAAAGCGCTCATCACCGGCGTAACCGGCCAGGACGGTTCCTACCTCGCGGAGCTGTTGCTGGAAAAAGGTTACGAAGTCCACGGGATCAAGCGTCGAGCGTCCTCTTTCAACACGCAGCGTGTCGATCACATCTACCAGTCGCCGCAGGCCCAATGCACCCAAAATGGCTCAGACGCTCGCTTCAAGCTGCACTACGGCGACCTGACCGACACCAGCAACCTGACCCGGATCATGGCCGAGGTCCAGCCCGACGAGGTGTACAACCTGGGGGCCCAGTCCCACGTCGCGGTCTCGTTTGAATCCCCCGAGTACACCGCCGACGTCGACGGCTTGGGCACGCTGAGATTGCTGGAAGCGATCCGGTTCCTAGGGCTGGAGGAGAAGACCCGATTCTACCAAGCCAGCACGTCCGAGTTGTTTGGGCTGGTGCAGGAGATCCCGCAGAAGGAAACCACGCCGTTTTACCCTCGCTCACCGTACGCGGCCGCGAAGATGTACGCGTACTGGATCACGGTCAACTACCGCGAGTCCTATGGGATGTATGCCTGCAACGGGATCCTGTTCAACCACGAGAGCCCCCGTCGTGGCGAGACCTTCGTGACCCGCAAGATCACCCGAGGGATGGCCAACATTGCTCAAGGCCTCGAGCCCTGCCTGTACCTCGGCAACATGGATGCGCTCAGGGATTGGGGGCACGCCAAAGACTACGTGCGAATGCAGTGGATGATGTTGCAGCAGGAAGTCGCCGAGGACTTTGTGATCGCGACCGGCAAGCAGATCACCGTGCGAGAATTCGTCCGCATGTCCGCGGAAGAGGCCGGAATGGAAGTCGAGTTCAGTGGGGAGGGTGTCGACGAGATCGCCACCGTCACCAAGATCACCGATTCCGAAAGAGCCCCCGCGATTTCCGTCGGCGACGTGATTGTCAAAGTCGACCCCCGCTACTTCCGCCCGGCGGAAGTCGAAACCCTGCTCGGCGACCCCGCCAAAGCCAAAGAGCGTCTTGGTTGGGTCCCCGAAATCACCGTCGAGGAAATGTGCGCCGAGATGGTCGAAAGCGACCTCGACATTGCGAGGCGACATGCCTTGCTTAAAAAACACGGGCATAGCGTCAGCGTGGCGGTCGAGTGA
- a CDS encoding four helix bundle protein, with product MSYENLEVWKRSARLSATLYQQTKALRDFGFRDQLTRSGLSIPSDIAEGYERDSEKEIARFLAYAKGSAGELRTQILIGIEAGYIEKPDGQQWADEALQLGRMLGALIQRHRRE from the coding sequence GTGTCCTACGAAAACCTCGAAGTTTGGAAACGCTCGGCTCGGCTTTCTGCAACGCTCTATCAGCAAACGAAAGCCTTGAGGGACTTCGGGTTTCGAGACCAGCTCACTCGTAGCGGGCTTTCGATTCCATCCGATATCGCCGAAGGTTACGAGCGAGACAGCGAAAAAGAGATCGCGAGATTCTTAGCCTACGCGAAAGGTTCGGCGGGCGAACTTCGGACGCAGATTTTGATCGGAATCGAAGCCGGTTACATTGAAAAGCCCGACGGTCAGCAATGGGCAGACGAAGCCTTGCAGCTCGGGCGAATGCTGGGTGCATTGATTCAACGACACAGAAGAGAGTAG
- a CDS encoding exopolysaccharide biosynthesis polyprenyl glycosylphosphotransferase: MSAIALDDATDSGVLRGEEISSNRVVRHLERRSETGSGEFFGAGIQRISTEGAIQMGRRQAWYDLQTAVPLIVADVLAAALAATLSLACGIGTGTLAQPWFVVAVVVLSVLLHHMHELYPGCGVNYSIEFRQILKTSVQVCSALGLGMLFATGLVRFPWLGWLVLCASLTFCLSAVRPMVRRWFCRFHWWKQPVLVVGNGERAARLFDRLLSCQTEGVRPVGIVFDPLPHWATRAQGSRNAGEADRPDGDHAWREAYRREAAWCQTMAERIGRGQRLHMGPIAVLEEVLHDSGACRIVIAERNRLAGNAFHQFHGIPHVAVPTELEQHPTESVRLIEADGQVQMHCRTTLNCPKAQFLKRGMDLILVLGTLPLWLPVMLIIGVAIKVFDPGPIFYSQSRVGRYRRPFQAMKFRSMVCNADEKLRDYLDNHPDMQAEWEATHKLRNDPRITRVGDFLRKTSLDELPQLLNVLKGEMSLVGPRPIIDCGNYDREYIQGHPEVFEMYQMVRPGITGLWQVSGRNDTSYEQRIHFDRFYLHNWSITGDIFILWRTIKTALFREGAC; encoded by the coding sequence ATGAGCGCTATCGCGTTAGACGATGCAACCGATTCCGGAGTCCTCCGTGGAGAGGAGATCTCAAGCAACCGGGTGGTCCGCCACCTGGAACGCAGGTCGGAAACTGGTTCGGGCGAATTCTTTGGAGCCGGTATCCAAAGGATCAGCACCGAAGGTGCAATTCAGATGGGCCGTCGGCAAGCATGGTATGACCTGCAAACCGCCGTTCCGCTGATTGTCGCCGATGTGCTGGCCGCCGCCTTGGCCGCGACGTTGTCACTCGCTTGTGGCATTGGCACCGGAACGTTGGCGCAACCGTGGTTTGTCGTCGCGGTGGTGGTGCTGTCGGTGCTACTGCATCACATGCATGAGCTCTACCCGGGGTGCGGTGTCAACTACTCGATCGAGTTCAGGCAAATTCTGAAAACCTCCGTCCAGGTCTGTTCCGCATTGGGGCTGGGGATGCTCTTTGCCACCGGATTGGTGCGTTTTCCTTGGTTGGGTTGGTTGGTGCTGTGTGCTTCCTTGACGTTCTGCCTCAGTGCGGTGCGTCCGATGGTGCGACGTTGGTTCTGCCGGTTTCATTGGTGGAAGCAACCCGTCTTGGTTGTCGGCAACGGCGAGCGGGCGGCACGCTTGTTTGATCGCCTGCTCAGTTGCCAAACGGAAGGTGTGCGTCCTGTGGGCATCGTCTTTGATCCCCTGCCGCATTGGGCAACGCGAGCGCAAGGCTCTCGCAACGCAGGCGAGGCCGATCGGCCTGACGGCGATCACGCGTGGCGAGAAGCCTACCGTCGAGAAGCGGCGTGGTGCCAAACCATGGCTGAGCGGATCGGTCGAGGGCAGCGATTGCACATGGGCCCGATCGCAGTGCTCGAGGAGGTTCTTCACGATTCGGGCGCTTGTCGGATCGTGATCGCGGAACGAAATCGCCTCGCGGGCAACGCGTTTCATCAGTTTCACGGCATTCCGCACGTTGCCGTGCCAACCGAACTGGAGCAGCATCCCACTGAATCTGTGCGATTGATCGAGGCGGACGGTCAGGTGCAAATGCATTGTCGGACCACACTGAATTGCCCGAAAGCGCAGTTTCTCAAACGTGGGATGGATTTGATCTTGGTGTTGGGGACTTTGCCGCTTTGGTTGCCCGTGATGCTGATCATTGGTGTCGCGATCAAGGTCTTTGATCCTGGACCGATTTTCTACAGTCAGTCCCGAGTCGGTCGCTACCGCCGGCCGTTTCAGGCGATGAAATTTCGCAGCATGGTCTGCAACGCCGACGAGAAATTACGTGACTACCTCGACAACCATCCCGACATGCAAGCCGAGTGGGAGGCCACGCACAAACTGCGAAACGATCCCCGGATCACTCGCGTCGGCGACTTCCTCCGTAAAACCAGCCTGGACGAGCTGCCGCAACTCCTGAACGTGCTGAAAGGCGAGATGAGCCTGGTCGGTCCCCGACCGATCATTGATTGTGGCAACTACGACCGGGAATACATTCAGGGCCATCCTGAGGTCTTTGAGATGTATCAAATGGTTCGTCCCGGAATCACTGGGCTTTGGCAAGTCAGCGGCCGCAACGACACCTCCTACGAGCAGCGAATTCACTTCGACCGGTTCTACCTTCACAACTGGTCCATCACCGGTGACATCTTCATTCTCTGGCGAACCATCAAAACCGCCCTCTTCCGGGAAGGGGCTTGCTGA
- a CDS encoding polysaccharide biosynthesis tyrosine autokinase has translation MIRSNTHDDHEVDDLDIDLDLLGIVRRRYHLIALGIFVGATLATIYFVNQVPIYESKLAVLVGQRSGELASTGTGNSAESMASMQEEVLATHMELFASPKIIEQAIQNAGLNIGVGDLAGNLTVSKGGDGLAKSASVLKATYQNPDPDMAATTLQAVFDSYQSYIEDQTSSVGNEAAELIAKAQVQNEKSLREADQAYREFVASVPALISSRENGGDSLEDVHRLRLNNIEQQLDGIRESLSHARSRRVVIRDFVKDRAPESLTDVHVMSLLDSEEIARVNAFLAISANRDDQTNDELLSRAVMQESTRTEYQQLLTLSSKERLMAAEFGENHPSVRALRTELENMRRFVEETRAARPEEEKRVEAKPAEILASYYRVLQSDITELEKREEQLLELSEKESKLAKEVETTFLLGNSLKANLERAQARYDEVFQRLHEINLTNDYSGFATDLIVMPLPASVPVWPSKSKIAALGILAGGMLGLALALLAEMTDRTFHDPAEVERVVGATILAHVPRLKESSLKKKVAEGSVMSPMLVTHHLPRGTESETFRVLRTSLLFAAKSQSKKVFLITSPSPSDGKSTTIANLAISVAQTGKRVLLIDADMRRPTVAANFGVQRSPGLSDALGHSGAIDSSVADQCIQSCEQENLYLCSSGSRTSEPSELLESSQWVAFLELARERYDIVLIDTPPLLAVADPSIVADEVDGVFLTVRIEKNNRTLVERATEVLTDKGIAIDGIIVNSRDSRSNHYAYSSYDYYGKKQYGYVASYRRYYEANDDDDTGSTPRRKRSSSKRTTPATTRSLPIPEAASTNGHATNGSVVNGSSNGHPTP, from the coding sequence ATGATTCGCAGCAACACCCACGACGATCACGAAGTTGATGATCTAGACATCGATCTGGATCTGCTCGGAATTGTTCGCCGACGCTATCACCTGATTGCGCTCGGAATCTTTGTCGGCGCAACATTGGCGACCATCTACTTCGTGAATCAAGTACCGATCTACGAGTCAAAATTGGCTGTGCTCGTTGGGCAGCGTTCGGGAGAACTAGCAAGCACTGGAACAGGAAATTCCGCTGAGTCGATGGCGTCCATGCAAGAGGAGGTTTTGGCGACTCATATGGAGTTATTTGCGAGTCCTAAAATCATCGAACAAGCGATTCAGAATGCAGGCCTGAATATTGGCGTTGGCGACTTGGCCGGAAATTTGACGGTTAGCAAAGGTGGCGATGGACTGGCAAAGAGTGCCAGTGTGCTGAAAGCAACCTATCAAAATCCGGATCCGGACATGGCTGCCACAACGTTACAGGCGGTCTTTGATAGCTATCAGTCTTATATCGAAGATCAGACAAGCAGCGTGGGGAATGAGGCCGCGGAACTGATTGCCAAAGCACAGGTCCAGAACGAAAAATCGCTTCGTGAAGCGGACCAAGCCTATCGCGAGTTCGTCGCATCGGTCCCGGCGTTGATTTCATCGCGAGAGAATGGCGGTGATTCACTCGAGGATGTTCATCGCTTGCGTCTCAACAACATTGAACAACAGCTCGACGGCATCCGCGAGTCACTGTCACATGCACGATCCCGTCGAGTCGTGATTCGTGATTTCGTAAAAGACAGGGCACCGGAATCGCTGACAGATGTTCACGTGATGTCGCTGCTGGACTCAGAAGAAATCGCGCGGGTCAATGCATTTCTGGCAATCTCCGCCAATCGTGACGACCAAACCAACGACGAGCTTCTCTCGCGAGCCGTGATGCAAGAGTCCACCCGCACTGAATATCAGCAGTTGTTGACTCTTTCGAGCAAAGAACGGTTGATGGCGGCGGAGTTCGGCGAAAATCATCCAAGCGTCCGTGCTTTGCGGACCGAGCTGGAAAACATGCGTCGGTTTGTTGAGGAAACGCGTGCCGCTCGTCCTGAAGAAGAGAAACGTGTTGAGGCAAAGCCCGCCGAGATTCTCGCAAGCTACTACCGTGTGCTTCAAAGCGACATCACGGAATTGGAAAAGCGGGAAGAGCAACTGTTGGAGTTGTCGGAGAAGGAATCGAAGCTTGCCAAAGAAGTCGAAACGACTTTCCTGCTGGGAAACTCGCTGAAGGCAAACTTGGAGCGTGCTCAAGCTCGCTACGACGAGGTGTTTCAGCGTCTGCACGAAATCAATCTGACGAATGATTACTCCGGTTTTGCTACGGACTTGATTGTGATGCCACTGCCTGCGAGTGTTCCGGTCTGGCCGTCCAAATCGAAAATTGCCGCTTTGGGAATTCTTGCCGGCGGCATGTTGGGGTTGGCTTTGGCGTTGCTCGCGGAGATGACGGACCGCACCTTTCACGATCCGGCGGAAGTGGAACGCGTGGTGGGCGCGACCATTCTGGCTCATGTGCCCCGCCTGAAGGAATCGTCACTGAAAAAGAAGGTTGCGGAGGGTTCGGTCATGTCGCCGATGTTGGTGACCCATCACCTGCCACGGGGGACGGAGTCGGAGACATTTCGCGTGCTTCGGACTTCGCTTCTTTTCGCCGCAAAGAGTCAATCAAAGAAGGTCTTTCTGATCACCAGCCCCAGTCCTTCGGACGGGAAGTCCACGACAATTGCGAACCTAGCCATCTCGGTGGCTCAGACCGGCAAACGTGTTTTGTTGATCGATGCCGACATGAGGCGGCCAACGGTTGCCGCAAATTTTGGTGTCCAGCGTTCTCCTGGATTGTCGGACGCGCTCGGTCATTCGGGGGCAATCGATTCGTCTGTGGCGGATCAATGCATTCAATCATGTGAACAGGAAAACCTGTACCTATGCAGTTCCGGTTCACGAACATCGGAGCCATCGGAGTTGTTGGAATCATCGCAATGGGTTGCGTTTCTTGAATTGGCTCGCGAGCGTTATGACATTGTTTTGATTGACACCCCGCCGCTTCTGGCGGTTGCTGATCCATCGATCGTGGCCGACGAAGTCGATGGGGTCTTCTTGACGGTGCGGATCGAAAAGAACAATCGGACATTGGTGGAGCGAGCCACGGAAGTGCTGACGGACAAGGGCATCGCGATCGACGGGATCATCGTCAACAGTCGCGATTCACGGAGCAATCACTACGCTTATAGCTCTTACGACTACTACGGCAAAAAACAATACGGGTACGTGGCCAGCTATCGGCGCTATTATGAAGCCAACGATGACGACGATACGGGTTCCACCCCACGTCGCAAACGTTCGTCCAGCAAACGAACCACGCCCGCGACAACCCGTTCGCTCCCCATCCCCGAAGCTGCCTCGACCAACGGCCACGCCACCAACGGCTCGGTCGTCAACGGATCCTCCAACGGCCACCCCACCCCGTAG
- a CDS encoding Gfo/Idh/MocA family protein has translation MMRIECSTPDGLRRSAKGFDGVRRSANGDGELARRRFLKSAAVVGGVAAGATLNARAVHGQETPDVIQVALVGAGGRGTGAANDALHADNARLKVVAVADVFPENVARSVKALSNEHIDAPEKVDVPEERQFVGFDAYKHAMDTLNPGDIVILATPLAFRWVHFEYAIEKGLNVFMEKPLTADGPSSKQMLELAAKADEKNLKCGVGLMVRHCRGRQELFKRIQDGQIGDIIMMRAYRMHGPIASAFTKRRSDDMPETLWQIKNFHSFLWASGGCFSDFYIHQIDETSWMKDAWPVKAQALGGRHYRGDWIDQNFDTYAVEYTYPDGSKLFFDGRCMKGCRNDMSSTVHGSKGSAIVSTSGHTPGKVRIFEGQNQSRREVAWAYPQPEKNPYRLEWTDLVDAIIHDNPYNEVPRGVQASLVTSMGRMAAHTGQEITLDQMLNCPHEFAPGVAELTVDGPAPVIANADGSYPVPQPGILREAEYELFDV, from the coding sequence ATGATGAGGATTGAATGTTCGACACCGGACGGCTTGCGCCGTTCCGCTAAGGGTTTCGACGGCGTGCGTCGGTCGGCTAACGGTGATGGAGAGTTGGCACGGCGGAGGTTTTTAAAGTCGGCGGCGGTTGTGGGTGGGGTGGCTGCCGGGGCGACTTTGAATGCTCGGGCGGTGCATGGGCAGGAGACGCCGGATGTGATTCAAGTCGCTTTGGTCGGTGCGGGCGGTCGTGGGACGGGCGCGGCAAATGATGCGTTGCATGCGGACAACGCTCGGTTGAAAGTCGTCGCGGTGGCAGATGTCTTCCCGGAGAACGTGGCTCGCAGTGTCAAAGCCCTCTCGAATGAACACATCGATGCACCGGAGAAAGTGGACGTGCCGGAGGAACGGCAGTTTGTTGGCTTCGATGCCTACAAGCATGCGATGGACACGCTGAATCCCGGCGACATTGTGATCTTGGCAACGCCGCTGGCGTTTCGCTGGGTCCACTTCGAGTACGCGATCGAGAAGGGGCTGAACGTGTTCATGGAGAAACCGCTGACGGCGGATGGTCCTTCCTCCAAACAGATGCTGGAACTGGCGGCCAAGGCGGATGAAAAGAATTTGAAGTGCGGCGTGGGATTGATGGTTCGTCATTGCCGCGGTCGGCAAGAGTTGTTCAAGCGTATTCAAGACGGCCAGATTGGCGACATCATCATGATGCGAGCCTACCGGATGCACGGTCCGATCGCGTCCGCGTTCACCAAACGACGCTCGGATGACATGCCAGAAACGCTGTGGCAGATCAAGAATTTCCATAGTTTCTTGTGGGCCAGCGGGGGTTGCTTCAGCGACTTTTACATCCACCAGATTGACGAGACATCATGGATGAAGGATGCCTGGCCGGTGAAGGCACAGGCGTTGGGTGGCCGGCATTACCGCGGCGATTGGATCGACCAAAACTTTGACACTTACGCGGTCGAGTACACCTATCCCGACGGCAGCAAACTGTTCTTTGACGGCCGCTGCATGAAGGGCTGCCGCAACGACATGTCGAGCACGGTGCACGGCAGCAAAGGGTCAGCGATCGTGAGCACGTCGGGGCACACGCCGGGCAAGGTGCGGATCTTTGAAGGACAAAACCAAAGTCGCCGCGAAGTGGCTTGGGCTTACCCGCAACCGGAGAAGAATCCGTATCGGTTGGAATGGACGGACTTGGTCGACGCGATCATTCACGACAATCCTTACAACGAGGTGCCACGCGGTGTGCAAGCGAGCTTGGTGACCAGCATGGGACGGATGGCGGCACACACGGGCCAAGAGATCACGCTGGATCAAATGCTGAATTGCCCGCACGAGTTCGCACCGGGCGTGGCGGAGTTGACGGTGGATGGACCGGCCCCGGTGATCGCGAATGCGGACGGGTCGTACCCGGTGCCTCAGCCGGGAATCCTGCGTGAGGCGGAGTACGAGTTGTTTGACGTGTGA
- a CDS encoding putative RNA methyltransferase: protein MFELRCTVRNCGRVLSEVERGLKCEQGHHFDRAREGYYSLSQPQDRKSKIPGDADAAVEARHRWLQRGHGNGLIEALKPWVESTAGQSTDRTVDLGCGEGSFGPALFANIPQRYCGIDLSKKAIKLAARGWKEATWVWANADRALPIADRSVLRVVSLFGRRPTSEMARILTHDGVAIVAVPGEKDLIELREHVQQSGQRRSRWQKVVDEMAEAGLQLREHCLWKDQVELDGDAIADAMAMTYRGVRFSQNARVQTATAMRVTLAADLMLFEKAAT, encoded by the coding sequence TTGTTTGAGTTGCGATGCACGGTTCGAAATTGCGGCCGCGTTCTTTCTGAGGTGGAACGTGGACTGAAATGCGAGCAAGGGCACCATTTCGATCGGGCTCGCGAAGGCTATTACAGTCTGTCCCAGCCTCAGGATCGCAAGTCCAAGATCCCCGGCGACGCGGACGCTGCGGTGGAAGCACGGCATCGTTGGTTGCAACGCGGGCATGGAAACGGATTGATCGAGGCACTCAAGCCTTGGGTTGAATCGACCGCAGGACAAAGCACCGATCGAACCGTCGATTTGGGATGCGGGGAAGGATCGTTTGGGCCGGCATTGTTTGCGAACATCCCACAACGCTACTGCGGCATCGACCTGTCGAAAAAGGCGATCAAACTGGCGGCGCGTGGTTGGAAAGAAGCGACTTGGGTGTGGGCCAATGCGGACCGGGCGTTGCCGATTGCGGACCGCAGCGTGTTACGCGTGGTTTCTCTGTTCGGGAGAAGGCCAACGTCCGAGATGGCTCGCATCCTGACCCACGATGGGGTGGCAATCGTCGCGGTGCCAGGAGAAAAGGATTTGATCGAGTTGCGTGAACATGTTCAGCAATCGGGGCAACGACGCAGCCGTTGGCAGAAGGTGGTCGACGAGATGGCGGAAGCCGGCTTGCAACTTCGCGAGCATTGTTTGTGGAAGGACCAAGTTGAATTGGATGGCGATGCGATCGCGGATGCGATGGCCATGACCTATCGCGGCGTCCGGTTTTCGCAGAATGCTCGCGTGCAAACCGCCACCGCGATGCGCGTGACGTTGGCGGCTGATTTGATGTTGTTTGAGAAAGCCGCGACGTAG
- a CDS encoding DEAD/DEAH box helicase yields the protein MQCEIDAGNSWDLATAFASEAHEWTLPALQPMRVPIKLPPLRARTTGFLFPEFASWIPKKQDPPAGAVAGTIGAETNEVTEAVRKKRKSLGKRSRIKPPNDIVKLQDRLYYLLQPPLDLLVGSGQLNFPFEPFPYQLDGIAFLFPRYACVLADEMGLGKTMQAVSTMRMLLCSGELRSVLLICPKPLVSNWLREFSVWAPEIPVAAIEGNAAKREFQWREPNVPVKIANYELLMRDKDIVLESGLHFDLVALDEAQRIKNTNNTTSEIIRAIPRTRSWALTGTPVENSPDDLVGIFDFLSPGYLQTGMPMSQMAGMAGDYILRRTKDMVLDDMPPKLYRDADVDLTPEQWSRYESAEKEGVVHLEELEEALTVQHVFELVLRLKQICNFDPVTNSSAKLQRLEADMEEVAASGQKAILFSQWTKTIEKMRPTLERFGPLEYHGKVPHKKREGVIEQFKNDPNSHIILMSYGAGSVGLNLQFCRYVFLFDRWWNPAIEDQAINRAHRIGAAGSVTVTRMMAVNTIEQRIAAVLDQKREMFDMLFADQKDPTKNPMGEGPAKSGPLAKTGGLTRDEIFGLFDLRAPGGKKVA from the coding sequence ATGCAGTGTGAGATCGATGCGGGCAACAGTTGGGATCTGGCCACCGCGTTTGCATCGGAAGCCCATGAGTGGACGTTGCCCGCTCTGCAGCCGATGCGGGTGCCGATCAAGTTGCCGCCGCTGCGGGCTCGCACCACGGGCTTTCTGTTCCCCGAGTTCGCGTCGTGGATTCCAAAGAAACAAGACCCACCGGCCGGCGCTGTCGCCGGAACGATTGGTGCAGAGACCAACGAAGTCACCGAAGCGGTTCGCAAGAAACGCAAATCGCTCGGCAAGCGGTCTCGTATCAAGCCGCCCAACGACATCGTGAAGTTGCAGGATCGTTTGTACTACCTGCTGCAGCCGCCGTTGGATTTGTTGGTGGGTAGTGGCCAGTTGAACTTTCCCTTTGAGCCGTTTCCCTATCAGCTCGATGGCATCGCCTTTCTCTTTCCGCGGTACGCCTGTGTGTTGGCGGACGAGATGGGATTGGGCAAAACGATGCAAGCGGTCAGCACCATGCGAATGTTGCTCTGCAGCGGCGAACTTCGCAGTGTGCTGTTGATCTGTCCCAAGCCTTTGGTCAGCAACTGGCTGCGCGAGTTCAGCGTGTGGGCCCCGGAGATTCCCGTTGCCGCAATCGAAGGCAACGCGGCAAAGCGTGAGTTCCAGTGGCGCGAACCCAATGTGCCGGTCAAGATTGCCAACTACGAATTGCTGATGCGCGACAAGGACATTGTTCTGGAAAGCGGTCTGCATTTTGATTTGGTGGCTTTGGACGAAGCCCAACGCATCAAAAACACCAACAATACCACCAGCGAAATCATTCGTGCCATTCCTCGGACACGCTCGTGGGCGCTCACGGGAACTCCGGTGGAGAACTCGCCGGATGATTTGGTGGGCATCTTTGATTTTCTCTCGCCCGGCTATCTGCAAACCGGGATGCCGATGTCGCAAATGGCTGGCATGGCGGGGGACTACATTCTTCGACGCACGAAAGACATGGTGCTCGATGACATGCCGCCCAAGTTGTATCGCGATGCGGATGTCGACCTGACGCCGGAGCAATGGTCGCGGTACGAATCCGCCGAAAAGGAAGGCGTGGTTCACCTGGAGGAACTCGAAGAAGCGTTGACCGTGCAGCACGTGTTTGAATTGGTGCTGCGATTGAAACAGATTTGCAACTTCGATCCGGTGACCAATTCCAGTGCCAAACTGCAGCGTTTGGAAGCCGACATGGAAGAGGTCGCCGCCAGCGGCCAAAAAGCAATCTTGTTCAGCCAGTGGACCAAGACGATTGAAAAAATGCGTCCGACGCTGGAGCGATTCGGACCACTGGAATACCACGGCAAAGTCCCGCACAAAAAACGCGAAGGCGTGATCGAACAATTCAAAAACGATCCCAACAGCCACATCATTTTGATGAGCTACGGTGCCGGCAGCGTTGGATTGAATCTGCAGTTTTGCCGTTATGTCTTCCTGTTTGATCGATGGTGGAATCCCGCGATTGAAGACCAAGCCATCAACCGGGCTCACCGGATTGGTGCGGCGGGCAGCGTGACCGTGACTCGCATGATGGCAGTCAATACCATTGAGCAACGCATCGCCGCGGTGCTGGATCAGAAACGCGAAATGTTCGACATGCTTTTCGCGGATCAAAAGGACCCGACGAAGAATCCCATGGGCGAAGGACCAGCCAAATCGGGCCCGCTCGCAAAGACCGGCGGCCTCACTCGCGACGAAATCTTCGGCCTGTTCGACCTAAGAGCCCCCGGCGGCAAAAAAGTCGCCTGA